A section of the Pseudomonadota bacterium genome encodes:
- a CDS encoding DUF4259 domain-containing protein, whose translation MNRWGPGVYDNDAALTLVGALLDSDDANRLLLETLTAGAAEAADEETTARVLAAADLAASTRGRPSSDLPDDARELVGLFMIYASDDALEQAREAVRGVRLRRAHAQPEADSETGARIDLLEARLAELCARR comes from the coding sequence ATGAATCGGTGGGGCCCAGGGGTGTACGACAATGACGCGGCCCTCACACTGGTGGGGGCGCTGCTCGACAGCGATGACGCCAATCGGCTGCTGCTCGAGACGCTCACCGCGGGCGCGGCCGAAGCGGCAGACGAGGAGACGACTGCGCGTGTTCTGGCCGCCGCCGATCTTGCCGCGTCCACGCGCGGACGTCCGAGCAGCGATCTGCCGGACGATGCGCGAGAGCTGGTAGGGCTCTTCATGATCTACGCCTCTGACGACGCGCTCGAGCAGGCGCGCGAGGCCGTGCGCGGCGTGCGCCTGCGGCGCGCGCACGCGCAGCCAGAAGCCGACAGCGAGACGGGCGCGCGCATCGACCTGCTCGAAGCGCGACTCGCCGAGCTGTGCGCGCGCAGGTGA